GCGAGTTCTACCTCTATGCCGCCGACCGCGTCCGCCGCGCGGCCCTCGCCAACGTGCGCATGCTCCGCACCGACGCCAGCGAGTTCCTCCGCTGGCGCTGCCCCTCGAGCATCGTCTCCGTCATCCACCTCTACTTCTCCGACCCCTGGCCCAAGAAGAAGCACCACAAGAACCGCGTCATCCAGGACCGCTTCCTCACGGAGGTTCACCGCGTCCTCGCCCCCGGTGGCGAGCTCCGCGTCGTCACCGACCACGACGAGCTCTGGGCCTGGGACCTCGAGCACTTCGCCCGCTTCACGGCGCCCACCGCCCCCGCGCGCTTCGAGCAGCTCCCCTTCACCCCGCCCGACTGGGTCGGCGAGGGCGAGCTCATCGGCACCAACTACGAACGCAAGATGTGCACCGACAAGACCGCCCACGCCGCCG
The nucleotide sequence above comes from Phycisphaerales bacterium. Encoded proteins:
- the trmB gene encoding tRNA (guanosine(46)-N7)-methyltransferase TrmB, producing the protein MSFGLGHGRELDDAPGVIGVSAQELPTLPDEALTNPEAGRLDPRRWFPDPSRRFELEIGSGKGTFILESGRAHPEVNFLGIEWAREFYLYAADRVRRAALANVRMLRTDASEFLRWRCPSSIVSVIHLYFSDPWPKKKHHKNRVIQDRFLTEVHRVLAPGGELRVVTDHDELWAWDLEHFARFTAPTAPARFEQLPFTPPDWVGEGELIGTNYERKMCTDKTAHAAVLRKL